The window GTGCCAGTGGGGTAGAAGGATGAGAGGATGGGAATGgcaaaaacagtagaatgaatcagacaaaatttcctatgtttatatataaatacatgaccagtggtAGAGCGTGTGCTCACccgaaaaatgggaaattatattctgtgcatatataatagtcaaaataaaatttactgtcatgtataacaaaaaagaacaaaaataaataaatagatagatatcaGAAAAGTATTCTGCAGATTCAGATAAGGAGCCCAACTTTGGGGGTTAACTAAGGTTCATTCTTAAATTTCAGAAATTCTCAAAGTGGTAGTAGGCTATGCTGGTCTACATTACAAGCTACATTGTATGATacataaaaaagcaaacagaagtatggggaaaaaacacaataggtaaaagaaacataaaaaaatacttacCAGTGCAAACAAGATTGCGGCATAAGCCATTTCGGAAATCATGAAACACACGATTTCGATGTTCCTAGGAAGAAAAGCACTCCATTTAATTAAAACTAATACACAGCACAAATTTTTGGTCATTGTGTCTCCTAACCAGtcagttcttttttaatatttaatttcctgtgggagctggggatgtggctcaagcggtagcgtgctcgcctggcatgcatgtggcccgggttcgatcctcagcaccacatacaaacaaagatgttgtgtctgccgagaactaaaaaataaatattaaaattctctctttaaaaaaaatttcctgtggtactggggactgaacccagggacattctactAGTGAGCTACAGCCCaaaccttttaattttgagaaaggatcttgctaagttgccaaggttgctcttgaacttgtggtcctcttgtcTCAGATTTCTGGATCcttagaattataggcatgcaccaatacACTTCGATTCAATCAGTTCTTTATACCAAAATGATCCATGACATtaagctttattttctctttcatttgtggtatggaggatcaaacccaggaccttgcacatgctaggtaagcactctaccactgacctacatccctagcccatgaCATTAAGGTCCCTTCAAAACCAAATTTAATGTCTTAATCAGTCTATACTAACtttcatgggggggggggggacctatCAGTTTGGGGACCATATACAGTAGTTCAGTCttatcctttgttttgctttccatAGTCTGTTACCAATATTAATCTCATATCAATAAGATTCCAAGAGTAGAGATGGAAGGGTACTAAATCCATTTGCTTTGTCTGACTTGACTGTCTACCTGCCTTTTCAGCTTGTTTTTCTTCATGTagcaaaataaacccaaaatattaaatggataAGAAACCCCAGAAATTCaattgtaagttttaaattgcacaccCTTTTGAAGAGTGATGAAATCTTGCACCATTCTGTCTGGGACATGAACAATCCCTTTGTCCATATATCCACACTGCACATACTACTGTATACACTACCCACATCACTTCGCtatctcagttatcagatcaactgtcaTGTCATAGTGCCTATATTCAAGCAACTCTTATGTAATAGCCTAAAGTTGCATCACTCATAATGCCTAAGTGATTTACCTCATTTCATTTAATCACCTCACTTCATAAGAAGGGTGAGTTtagtaagatattttgagaggcATCAGTAACATGACATTATAGTCTACtgcataattattccattttattaccATTACTAATCTATCACCATGACTAATCTCTAAGTGTGTAATATATAGAAAAAACAGTATTTAGAATGGTTTTATgaagtttcaggcatccactgaggATCTTGGTACCTCCGCAGATAAGAGGAAATTATAACAATAAGTTAAAAATCTAGACCAGAGCTTCCTGTAATAAAGGAAATGTTCTTCATTACTCTCCAATATGAAAGTCACTAGCCATAGGTAGCTGACTGAGCCCCTGCAATATTGCTAATTTGTctaagaaactaatttttaattttccttaaaaaataaatttatttttatgtggtgctgaggatcgaacccagtgcctcatgagtgtgaggcaggcgctctaccactgagctatagccccagccctttttaaaagaattttttagttatacatgggtacaatatctttattttgtttgtttgtttttatgtggtgctgaggatcaaacccagggtctcacatattcgaggcaagcactctaccactgagccacaaccccagcccctcctttattttaatatatatattttttagttgtagttggattccatatctttatttatttttatgtggtgctgaggatcaaacctagggcctcacatgtggtaaTATTTAATTTCctgtgggagctggggatgtggctcaagcgggagcgctctaaccctgagccacaacctcagcccctaatttttaattttcactttaactaatttttatttttatgtggtgctgagaatcgaacccagggcctcgcatgtgctaagtgagcgctctaccgctgagcaacaaccccagcccactaattTAAATCATCATATATGGCTAGTGGTTATTGTATGCAACAATGCACATCTAGAGCTTACCtaggaaaaaggaataaaatttcacTTCTGTATCATGCCTGATAGCTTAGAATACACTTACTCACACATTATTCTCAATCTTTTTGCACCTTCTAAGGTATGAGTATACCattacccctttttatttttagataactgAACCTTAGGGAGTGTTATAATGAAGGGGCCTTTGCTACTAAAGAACAATActatttttctctcctcctggtgctgaagattgaacccagggcctttcattgccactgagctataccctcagtgAAGAATAGTCTATTCTTAAATCCAGGGCATTTGGAggcatattaaaacaaaacagcccatggggctggagttgtggctcagcggtagaacgctcacctcgcacgtgcaagaccctgggttcgaacctcagcaccacataaaaaaaataaacaagtgaaataaaggtgttgtgtccaaccacaactaaaaaataaattaaaaaacaacaacaataaaaaccaccAAACCCAGCCCAGTACattggtacatgcctataatcccagcaactcaagaggcagAGGCGGGATTGCAAtatcaaggacagcctgggcaatttgacaggaccctgtctcaaaataaaataaaaaggactggggatattgttcagtggtaaagcaccccaggttcaatctttagaaatgaataaaataaaatccaagaaataattaagattatttttgtaaatctGTTCAAGTCCACTTTATACTCACCTGCCTCATTTTAGCATGGATATAGAAGCAGGAATAACCCAGTTGAGAAATCTTCTTGGCTAGCAATTCAACTCGCTGAGAAGAGTTACAGAAAATGATCGACTGGTTTATCTGAAGCTGAGTACAGAAAAAATTAATTagtatgagaaagaaaagcaaagacttTCATTTGTTTTGCTAGTaactagcaaagaagaaaaatgccagCATGATGGCAGATtacctaagcaactcaacaagcaccccccaccccctgccataaaatatattaagaaacaagggctggggatgtggctcagtagttaaatgcaCCTGTGTCCAATCCggtaccaaaaaattttaaaaaggcctaAAATTTGGAATCTTATGATATCAGATGGAAAGTTATAAAAACTgtaaatgttttgtttatttcataattgcagataattatataatgattataaCTCATGACTGCCAAAAGCTTTTCCAACCTACATTTTCTCTACAAGGCAAATTAGTCTTGTGTTTAGGAGCAGTGAGCAAACTCTTCAGCACTATGTGAAGGGGCCATGTGAAATAGTGAATCATCAACacgaaaacaaaacaataaaaaacacaaaaatttggggctgaggttgttgctcagcagtagagtgcttgcctaacatgtgcgaagccctgggcTCGATATTCattgccacataaaaataaaaaagatattgagtccaactacaactaaaaaaaaaaaaaaaaatatatatatatatatatatataaaaagaaaaaacacaaaaatttgatAAATACGGCATTAGGAGTTCCAAACAGACATTGATTTACAGTATGAGAGCTAAAACAAGAAAGCAGAGTGTCATCTTCCCAGACCTTTAGTTGGGACATGTACATGTCAAGTAAGTCAATTTATGGCCAACCTGCATAATTCAAATGATCATGAAAGTATATTCAGCATTGATTTTGGAGCTATAAATAATTTTAGTGACCAGGCAAATTCATAAACAGACTGTGAATAATAAGGATAACTATAAGTAAGGTTACATTATTGTAGACTAAAAGTGTCTGTCTTGATTATAAAGTTTCAACTTCAGGTCAACAACTAAAACTGCTATTTACTGAAGATCAAAGTAAAATTCATATAACTTTTTTACTGGGattaaatgatagaaaatattcagcaaCAGAAATCTACTACTTACCCTGGAAAAAAGTGTGTTGAGGCAGTGTACTTTTTGGCGCTCAGTTACATATGCGTAGTACTGGGTTACTCCCTTCAGAGTTAGTTCCTCCATCAGGTTTATCTCATAGGGTTTCTGCAAATGGGAATTCtgaaaataagaagaaacacacttaaaaaaaaagcagtatttttctctctttaactcAAAAAGCCAAAAACTTGAAATAATCAGTGTAAAGTATATACTCTAAGATGTAACTATGGGTAAAAGCATACAAGGCAACAGAATGGCACTGATTACAAGTACAGATTTACACTTACCATGAACTTTTGTACACTAAGAGGGAAAGTAGCAGAATATAGTAAAATCTGCCTGTTTTTAGGTAGCGTGAGAATAATATCCTCCATTATCTGCACAAAATCCTGCGACAGCAACTTATCCGCCTATAGTACAAAGAGAAGACAATTTTTAAGACAATGAATTAATGTATAACGTCGTTGGTTAATGTGTAGTGTAGACAAAGAATAAAGCATAATCCAACAAAAACACCCATGGAACATTCCTGGTTATAAATAAGTTCACTCCAACACTGCACAGAGTACAATGGCACCAAGACAAACTCCCACTGATCCAGAAAGGGAAAAGTCTATAATCcctatttttttaggaaaaagaaaaaaattctagactGAAGCCACCCCCCATCCCCATGACAGAATTTTTCAGGGGATTCCCATTAAAAGggtagtataaaatatatatttaaaacctaTACTTAAAATGTAGGTTCTAGAGTCAAACCATCTGGGTTGAAATGTCTCCTTTTTTATTCATTAGCTGTGTTGGGATATTACTCAATCATCTTGAACCTTGGTTTCCACATCTATTAAGCTGGGTTATCTTCTTACCACACAATCCAAATGGGAAAACTAACTATGCCAGAACATTTAACACTGATATTCTACATTTATAAAACACTATAGGGATTCCAGTGATAGAAAGTTGAGTAAGTTCTTAAAAGGCACTTATAACCTATTCAGATAATAcatgtaaccaaaaaaaaaaaaaaaaaaaaaaccaatacaAAGCATTAAAGATTAATGGGATTTACAGACAGTATTATAATCAACTTGGCTTTGAGGTTATTCAGTAATTTCTCATcttaaaggtactgtgtccaactgcttaaaacaaaaacaaaaaaacttatctGGTATCCCTAAGGGAAAAAGAGACTGAATTCCTATAAATGCCCATCATCTACTACCTTGGAagataaacatgtttttttatAAGCAAACCAGTTTAAACTTGATTAGTCATGTTATTAGGTCATAAACAGAAACAGACTTTGCTGTTTCACTGGAAATTATAAGCAAAGCATAGAATTGTAcagaaaaatatctttctaaatgGAGACATTACCTCATCCAATACTATCATCTGGACATGATCAACCTTTGCTACTCCTTTCTTGATAAGATCCAGGATTCTGCCAGGGGTAGCAATCACCACATGCACTACAACAAGATTTAGAAACATTATTCTCATTAATTTTAGTTTGGACCAAAAGGACTGTAAAGGCTTTAACATAAACACTGTTATAGAGACGGGAGTAATATAAAAAGACACAAGGATGTGTTTTAGgctttctatttccattttaccTCAAGACAGCTAAAAAAAAACCCCTTTACTGCACTTCTACACTGGGTGAGCTACAGCTTCCTAAATCATTTGCTCCAATAGGGGACATACATCCTGTCTGAGGACAATCCACAATAAATACTAGTAGAAATGCCTCTAATCTAGAACAGGAGACTCAGGTGATACTGTTATAATgataaaatgacaatttttaacAGTTGTGCAATATAAAAAAAGTACCAATTAAAgagataattatatataaaattctgacaaaaatCTGTATGATCTTTTAAGTAATCTCATTCTTGCTAGTTGTTACCTTTACATTCAGTATGTACATGGAGATCTCATCATAGAAGTGAACACCAATCATCTTTACTCTTTAATGGCTACATGGAATTCCATTCAGATCAAAGCCCAATGTattagccaatttattgatttagAGTAATCTGATTTTTTCAGCACTATATACCATTTAGTAAATAACCATATatccatatatctatatctatctatctagtctTGTACTTACCAAttatttcttcaggaaaaattcttgaaaatatacatttataatactGAGATATAATGCCAAACTGCCCACAACAGAGATCAATTTATACTCCCAAATTGTAAGATAGCCTATATTTCCAATAACTGATGTTAACCATTACCATTATTTTTCAGCCTTACAAAttagataaatataaatttgCCATTTTCAGTTACATTACAAAATTACTACTTACATTAAAAACTTTTCAATAATCAATTTGCCCTTTATTGAATAAAatcatctcttttcattttctattgcaaTGTATCtgttatcttaatttttaataatttttactaatttaCTGTAAGGAAGCAACATGTGACTAAAATTATAAGAGAACTATTGTACTTTATTTAACCATTTCCTACCTGTATCATCAAGACGCATTATGTCATCCCGTAAATTGGTTCCTCCTGTGGTTGCCATCACTTTGGCCCCTCCCATGTGTTTGCTGACCTGGATGCAAATTTGACTGACCTGTAGAGCAAGTTCTCTAGTGGGAACAATCACCATTGCTAGAAAATATCAGGgaacagaaaatggaaggaaaaaaaaagaatgtcaagaGTTTAagaagctattaaaaataatgttcctTGTAAATCAGATACTGAGAGATATTAAAAGTCTAATTATCACAGGCCTAAAAGATCATTAACAATATTCTTAACAAGTCCTAATTACATTTGTTTGACAGGGAGAGATTCACTAATTTAAGCATCCAAGTAGGAAACTCCAACTGCCCAGGTTCTATATTTGCACCATAGGAAAGAATGGAAAAGTGATAATTATAGATCAAGAAAGTGGAATACTTGAGGTGACATCTTAATTCCATTAGCTTACCCTGGGTACaactacagaaatttattttttctctactaGACTTAAAATCTCCAAATCATAACTTTTAAGCAAGACTGTTCAGGTTTCTACCAGGAACTTTGCAGACACACAGCTATGACAAGAAACAATTCAGTTCTACAGTTTTTAAGAATGTCCACTAATCTCCTACCAATAGGGTATTAGTACTTAGTTTGATTATGTCAGTGCAATGTTGTCAACAACAAGAAAATTACTCCAGACTATGTAAATTCTGTTgcaaaaaagacagaaatatctTCTACATGGTTCCAAGATTTAAACTGccattttgactttaaaataaaaacaaacttggggctgaggctatagctcagtggtaaagtgcttagaGTGGGTGAGGtactgggatcaatcctcagcaccacataaaaataaagatatcctgtgttcatatacaactaaaaataaaagaaaaacaaacttttctcCAACTAACCTTGTATATTGTCCTTCTTCAGGTCTAGCCGTTCAAGTAAGGGAATGAGGTAGGCACCGCTCTTGCCTGTTCCATTTTTTGCTCTAGCTAAGATATCCCTACCAGACAATGCAATGGGAATGCTCTCCTCCTAAAAGACAAGataatgcaaacatttttttgagtAAAAGCAGTATACAAGctaattcttctctaaaataagtatattttggtATTGCTTTTAAGTGTCttacatttccattttacatgaatacaaaaatcaaagtaaattaACAGGACCAGTGAACAGCACCATCATTGTCAACCAATATCCACAACTCATAAGGAtacattttagggctggggatatagctcagctgatagagtgcttaccttgcatgcacaaggccctgggttcaatccccagcaccacaaaaaagggaTATATTTTAAGTTGCATCCCAATATAATAACTAtgtgaatgtatatgtgtgtacaaaGAAGATGGAGGAAACAGAAAGAACCTGAACATATGGACAAAAAGGcaaagaatatttctttaaaaatggggAGCAGgcgctaggattgtggctcagtggcagagcgcttgtcttACACATaagaggcactggattcaatcctcagcaccacataaaataaaggtattgtgtccatctacaactaaaaaaaatattaaaaacaaaaatcaaacaaacaaacaaaaacccacataCTGGGggaacccagcagctcaggaggctaaggtaggaggattgtgagttcaaagtgagcctcagcaacagtgaggctctaagcaactcagtgagactctatctctaaataaaatataaaaacagggctggggatgtagctcagtagtcgaGTACCTgagagttcaatccccggcacatGCCCCCAGACTCTCCCCCctcaaaaaggggggggggggaactaaCCCACCAACAACGCCAAGGAATGACGATAGATAATATTTTCAAACCAGTCAGCCTATCTGACTTTGTAGattgggctggaggtgtagctcaatggtaaaagtGTGTGCTTAGAATGATGGAGGCCCAAGGtgcaatccctagcaccaaaaccaaaaatagtaACTTAGCTTATATTTGCATAAAACAGAAATAGGCTGGAAATGTTTAACCTCCAGTCCTATCTGACATTTACTTATATAGTACATAAACCCCCAATGTCTGATATGTCTTACACCAAACTTCTTTATCCTGAAATGTGCTCAAATGGGAGTTCAATCCTATTTTGGTTATCTCATCCTATGGCCATATCTTTAATGActtctcattttcatatttagcttACTTTGTCATGCATGTTTTACAAAGATAACAATACTTCCTATTAACTTGGAACACGGTAAAGGATTCTCATcagttattaaaaattaagtatacATGTGCagagaggaaaatgaaaggaagaacaaatacaaaaggTCTGGGAATACAGATCAATAGTACAGCATCCTTGGggtcatccccagtaccaaaaccaaaaaaatttctATAAACAAACAATAGACAACAGCATCTCAAACACACTATACCAGTCATTCAATAAGAGATTCTCTTTATATTAGAAAACAATATATGCTGGAAAGATAGTTCATCTAAAAAACAACTAAGGTTTTATACGTTTGAAAGTTTGTTTTGAACTCTCTGTAATACTCTATCTTAAagcaaatattaagtaaaaaacaTTTTCTGCCACTCTTCCACCACAATTTGACTTTACAGGCCAGCTAATTAGACATAACTAGCCTTTTCATTCTAATTTAATGATGTTATGACACTTCTTACTCGTAAGAAAAGTCCACCCTGTGTGACCTGAAGttaaattttcactttaaaatgaatGACCGAAAAATTATGTTAAGAGGAAATGGGAcagaatttttaatttgcaaaataaaaaattaggaaaataaataaaacagattcaCAATCACTaacatattttattccttctaCATCTAGGCTAATGATTGAAAGAAATGTCTCCAGtactttaaattattaatttataaataaataattaataggCAGCTTAACTTCCATCTCCCACCATGATACCATTTCTATCTAGAATGCCAGCCATACGAGTCAGATGGGTTCCAGATAGGCAAAATAATATAGCTGTCAGACCCATGAAAATGATTCAGTTCCAATACTGTTACTTTAGTCTTACAGACAGATTAAATAATCTGCTTATTAGGGTAAGGCAGTCAAAAGACAAAAACCTTTGACCCcttggtcttttatttctcccttccttcAGGATTTGAGTCAACTTCGTTAATCTTTAGTTGTTTCAGAGATTCCAACTACTCCCACAGGTTCACCCTCTTCTGTGGTTGTGTGGTACTTGTGGACTGTGGTTTTTAAGAAGCTAATTGTACACTATTCAATTCTATATTATTGAAAAGTTAAGAAGGATGGTCTCTGTCTGTCTGGGTCAGGTTTTTAAAGgataatacttttgaaaataatgagGGCAAAATTATGAATGGAGGACTGATGCTTATTACAACACGAAAAGACCCTGAAACCATTACACTAAATGAGAGAAGGCAGTCAAAGACCACATACTGTATGAATCTATGTATATGAAATGTCCCAAAAGGGTTCCCTCCTGCTTCAggactgggaactgaactcaggtgctctatcactaagctatatccccagccatacgcatgtatgtatgcatgcatgcatgtatttattgttttgacacagggtcttccTAATTTGCccatgctggtcttgaacttgtgatccttctgcttcatactcaagtaactgggattacaagcatgtgccactacgCCCAGCTAAAGATGCAAATTTTTAGGAACAGAAAGTAGATTTatggttggggatgca is drawn from Urocitellus parryii isolate mUroPar1 chromosome 4, mUroPar1.hap1, whole genome shotgun sequence and contains these coding sequences:
- the Ddx6 gene encoding putative ATP-dependent RNA helicase DDX6 isoform X2 — its product is MGIFEMGWEKPSPIQEESIPIALSGRDILARAKNGTGKSGAYLIPLLERLDLKKDNIQAMVIVPTRELALQVSQICIQVSKHMGGAKVMATTGGTNLRDDIMRLDDTVHVVIATPGRILDLIKKGVAKVDHVQMIVLDEADKLLSQDFVQIMEDIILTLPKNRQILLYSATFPLSVQKFMNSHLQKPYEINLMEELTLKGVTQYYAYVTERQKVHCLNTLFSRLQINQSIIFCNSSQRVELLAKKISQLGYSCFYIHAKMRQEHRNRVFHDFRNGLCRNLVCTDLFTRGIDIQAVNVVINFDFPKLAETYLHRIGRSGRFGHLGLAINLITYDDRFNLKSIEEQLGTEIKPIPSNIDKSLYVAEYHSEPVEDEKP
- the Ddx6 gene encoding putative ATP-dependent RNA helicase DDX6 isoform X1, which produces MSTARTENPVIMGLSSQNGQLRGPMKPSGGPGGGGTQSQQQMNQLKNTNTINNGTQQQAQSMTTTIKPGDDWKKTLKLPPKDLRIKTSDVTSTKGNEFEDYCLKRELLMGIFEMGWEKPSPIQEESIPIALSGRDILARAKNGTGKSGAYLIPLLERLDLKKDNIQAMVIVPTRELALQVSQICIQVSKHMGGAKVMATTGGTNLRDDIMRLDDTVHVVIATPGRILDLIKKGVAKVDHVQMIVLDEADKLLSQDFVQIMEDIILTLPKNRQILLYSATFPLSVQKFMNSHLQKPYEINLMEELTLKGVTQYYAYVTERQKVHCLNTLFSRLQINQSIIFCNSSQRVELLAKKISQLGYSCFYIHAKMRQEHRNRVFHDFRNGLCRNLVCTDLFTRGIDIQAVNVVINFDFPKLAETYLHRIGRSGRFGHLGLAINLITYDDRFNLKSIEEQLGTEIKPIPSNIDKSLYVAEYHSEPVEDEKP